The Candidatus Phaeomarinobacter ectocarpi genome includes a region encoding these proteins:
- the tkt gene encoding transketolase has translation MTPANSAAVSTDADTQASNANSPEHNMMANAIRALAMDAVEQAKSGHPGMPMGMADVATVLFTKFMKFCAQDPSWPDRDRFVLSAGHGSMLQYSLLHLLGFEDMTIDQIKNFRQMGSLTPGHPEVDHTPGVEMTTGPLGQGISTSVGMALAERMLNARFGDDLVDHFTYVIASDGDLMEGISHEAISMAGHLKLSRLIVLFDDNGITIDGSLDLSESGDQIARFDAAGWDTIRIDGHDAAAIEAAIEHARTSDKPSLIACRTKIGFGAPTKEGTAGSHGAPLGADEIEGTRTALGWPSAPFEIPANVRDSWRVAGLRAAKDRAAWQARMDEAPDDVQAEFERTQAGSLPNALHSEVNKLKRGFSDEKKAVATRKASEAVLNGLAEVVPELVGGSADLTGSNNTRAKSQTSVTAEDYSGNYIHYGIREHGMAAAMNGMALHKGLIPYGGTFLVFADYCRPSIRLAALMKRRAIYVFSHDSIGLGEDGPTHQPVEHLAALRAIPNLNVFRPADAVETAEAWEVALKSIDRPSAIALTRQNLETLRTKHTDENLSARGGYEISPSDGDAKATLIATGSEVEIAMAAQKQLQAEGVPTRVVSMPCQDIFNEQPAAYREDILRPGTVRIAVEAGIEMGWQRYIGDKGGFVGMDSFGASAPYKELYEHFGITADAVAQAVRERL, from the coding sequence ATGACACCAGCAAACAGCGCGGCCGTATCGACAGATGCGGACACTCAGGCATCCAACGCCAACTCTCCCGAACACAACATGATGGCAAATGCCATTCGGGCTCTGGCCATGGATGCTGTGGAACAGGCCAAGTCCGGCCACCCTGGCATGCCCATGGGCATGGCTGACGTTGCCACCGTGCTGTTCACGAAGTTCATGAAGTTCTGCGCCCAGGACCCAAGCTGGCCCGACCGCGACCGCTTTGTGCTCTCCGCGGGTCACGGCTCGATGCTTCAGTATTCACTGCTGCACCTCCTCGGTTTCGAGGACATGACCATCGACCAGATCAAGAATTTCCGTCAGATGGGCTCCCTCACACCGGGTCACCCGGAAGTCGACCACACGCCCGGCGTCGAAATGACAACCGGCCCGCTGGGTCAGGGCATTTCCACATCCGTCGGCATGGCCCTTGCCGAACGGATGCTGAATGCGCGCTTCGGCGATGACCTGGTGGACCACTTCACCTACGTGATTGCCTCTGACGGCGACCTCATGGAAGGCATTAGCCACGAAGCCATTTCCATGGCAGGCCACCTCAAGCTGTCCCGCCTCATTGTTTTGTTCGATGACAACGGCATCACCATCGATGGGTCGTTGGACCTGTCAGAATCCGGCGACCAGATCGCCCGCTTTGACGCCGCCGGCTGGGACACCATCCGCATTGATGGCCATGATGCGGCCGCCATCGAAGCAGCCATCGAGCATGCCCGCACATCCGACAAGCCGTCCCTGATTGCCTGCCGCACCAAGATCGGTTTCGGCGCGCCTACGAAGGAAGGCACCGCCGGGTCCCATGGGGCACCGCTGGGTGCAGACGAAATTGAAGGCACCCGCACAGCCCTAGGCTGGCCGAGTGCCCCATTCGAAATCCCAGCCAATGTGCGTGACAGCTGGCGCGTCGCCGGACTGCGCGCCGCCAAGGACCGCGCCGCATGGCAGGCCCGCATGGACGAAGCACCGGACGATGTCCAGGCAGAGTTTGAGCGCACCCAGGCAGGCTCCCTGCCCAACGCCCTCCACTCTGAAGTCAACAAGCTGAAGCGCGGCTTCTCCGACGAGAAAAAAGCCGTCGCCACCCGCAAGGCGTCTGAAGCCGTCCTCAATGGTCTGGCCGAAGTTGTGCCAGAACTCGTCGGCGGCTCAGCCGACCTCACCGGGTCAAACAACACCCGCGCCAAGAGCCAGACCTCCGTGACCGCGGAAGACTACTCAGGCAACTACATCCATTACGGCATCCGCGAACACGGCATGGCTGCGGCCATGAACGGCATGGCGCTGCACAAGGGCCTCATTCCCTATGGCGGCACGTTCCTGGTGTTTGCCGACTATTGCCGTCCGTCGATTCGCCTGGCCGCCTTGATGAAGCGACGCGCCATCTATGTGTTCAGCCATGATTCCATCGGCCTGGGCGAAGATGGCCCCACCCATCAGCCGGTCGAGCATCTGGCGGCCCTGCGTGCGATTCCCAATCTCAACGTCTTCCGCCCCGCAGATGCGGTTGAAACAGCTGAAGCCTGGGAAGTCGCCCTCAAGTCGATTGATCGCCCGAGCGCCATTGCTCTGACTCGCCAGAATCTCGAGACCCTGCGCACCAAGCACACGGACGAAAACCTCTCCGCACGTGGCGGCTATGAGATTTCCCCCTCAGATGGCGACGCCAAGGCAACACTGATTGCCACGGGCTCGGAAGTCGAAATCGCCATGGCTGCGCAAAAGCAGCTCCAGGCGGAAGGCGTGCCGACGCGCGTTGTCTCCATGCCCTGTCAGGACATCTTCAACGAGCAGCCTGCTGCCTATCGCGAAGATATCCTTCGCCCTGGCACAGTGCGTATCGCTGTTGAGGCGGGCATCGAAATGGGTTGGCAGCGCTATATCGGCGACAAGGGCGGCTTTGTGGGCATGGACAGCTTCGGTGCCAGCGCACCCTATAAAGAGCTGTATGAGCACTTCGGCATCACCGCTGATGCTGTTGCTCAGGCCGTCCGCGAGCGTCTCTAG
- a CDS encoding DUF4164 family protein, translating into MSKLDAAMERFSSALDQLEAGINRRGIKAQSASDAERELVALREDRSRLANELDQMKAKARQLDETTGEVSGRLDEAIAGIRAVLEP; encoded by the coding sequence ATGAGCAAGCTTGATGCAGCTATGGAGCGGTTTTCATCCGCGCTGGACCAGCTGGAAGCGGGAATCAATCGGCGCGGCATCAAGGCGCAGTCGGCGTCGGATGCTGAACGTGAGCTTGTGGCTCTGCGCGAAGACCGGTCCCGGCTGGCAAACGAGCTTGATCAGATGAAGGCCAAAGCGCGCCAGCTGGATGAAACCACCGGTGAAGTCTCCGGCCGCCTTGATGAAGCCATTGCCGGCATCCGTGCCGTGCTTGAGCCGTAG
- a CDS encoding cell division protein ZapA, whose protein sequence is MPQVTVKINGRSYTLACDEGEEEHLEGLAAYLDKHVTSLSQGVGQVGDQRLMLMAGLLVADELSEALGEVKALEDQVAALKDARTGAASKTQDAENQVAEVLEAAAKRLEDIAGRLEPS, encoded by the coding sequence ATGCCTCAGGTAACCGTCAAGATTAATGGCCGCAGCTATACGCTCGCCTGTGATGAAGGCGAAGAAGAACATCTGGAAGGCCTTGCAGCCTATCTCGACAAGCACGTGACCAGTCTGTCTCAGGGTGTGGGACAGGTGGGCGATCAGCGGTTGATGCTGATGGCCGGATTGCTGGTGGCGGACGAACTCTCCGAGGCGCTGGGAGAAGTGAAGGCGCTTGAGGACCAGGTTGCTGCTCTCAAGGACGCCCGGACGGGAGCTGCGTCCAAGACGCAGGATGCGGAAAATCAGGTGGCAGAGGTGCTGGAAGCAGCGGCAAAGCGCCTGGAAGACATTGCCGGACGGCTTGAGCCGTCCTAG